Sequence from the Bombus pyrosoma isolate SC7728 linkage group LG3, ASM1482585v1, whole genome shotgun sequence genome:
TTCGATTGTTCCCAACTACGATACGGTTTCAATgaagaaacgttttatttatgTCCAGGTGAGAGTTTTGTAAAGCAAAATGAGAAGACAATCGTACAGCTCGAATGTGAATGCCGCAAGCTGTGGCGAGCCCCAGATCATCGTAGAGGAAAGCACATTGGGAGAAGAGGAAGCGGAATGGCGGAGGAACGAGTCGCCTCCGCGTTGCATGGATCCCGATTCGCCATCCTTAAATCCTTATCTATTGTCTCCCTGGAGAGAAGCAAGAAAGCACTCTCTACCGACTCCGCAATGTACTTCCGGGATAACCGCATCACAGGTACCGTCTGATGATCATATCGAGAAGAACATACTTACGGGCCACATCACCTTTCTTGATAATGTATCTTTATTGTATCCTATTAGGTTAACAAAGTATAACGTCGTCCAACGtttgcataatatatttaaagaaaaagattgatCGCACCTTCTGATCTGAAAAAATAGCTCTGTTTATACGTCATACATTACACATGTGTATAGGAATTAACTAGTATCCATACAGTTTCACATTGACAAAGTAGTTTCGAGTTACTGAAAAATAGTTGCTTGATTCAAGCAACTGTAGGCGTTGACAAAATAGTTTCAAGTTACTTGAGAATAGTTGCTTGATTCGGGTAATTTGATCAGTCTGAGTCGTCATAAAAAATTGGAAGGATATTTCAAGCAAAATTACAGGTTCACATTGACAAAATGGTTCAAGTTACTAAAAAATAGTTGCTTGATTCAAGCAACTGTAGGCGTTAACAAAATAGTTTCAAGTTACTTGAGAATAGTTGCTTGATTCGGGTAATTTGATCAGTCTGAGTCGTCATAAAAGCTTGGAAGGATATTTCAAGCAAAATTACAGGTTCACATTGACAAAATGGTTCAAGTTACTGAAAAATAGTTGCTTGATTCAAGCAACTGTAGGCGTTAACAAAATAGTTTCAAGTTACTTGAGAATAGTTGCTTGATTCGGGTAACTTGACCAGTCTGAGTCGTCATAAAAGCTtggaaagatatttcaagCAAAATTACAGGTTCACATTGACAAAATAATAGATTCACATCGACCAAATATTTTCGAGTCACTTGAATTCAAATCGTTTGATCGAAGCAACCTGACTAATCTGAATAGTTTAGTTGTCATCTTTATTCAGGACTCGCATAGTCAATCGAGCCGTTCGGAAATCACATTGATCAACtccaaaattgaaaagtagaGAAAGGTAATTACGTTACAAGTATCGCAAGTGGCGAGACGATATGCGATAAAAGTGGAAAGATGAGCGTGGCGTTAAACTCTAAGGAATTAAAAGTTTTGTGAGAATCAATCGTGTACTTGGAcgataaaattgtgaaatcaTGAGATTGTCCAAAGATGAAGTTGATCAATTTGACTTCCGCGAGGCTCGACCGTCAATACGACAGTTCTCGCGTGTCGAAACTATCTTGACGTTTGTGTGGACAGGTGAGACGACTGAGCGAGCGTGGCGGAGAAGGATCAGGACCATCACCGAGGGAAGCTGCTTTCCTGTCCACCCTCTCTCAAGCACCAGCTCCTCAGCCAGGTGGCCGAAGACATTCGGTTGTTACGATTGCCAGAGTGCCACCGACTCTGTTTGGCCGTAATCGTCGCGAATCAATCGCCGCTTTTCCTCTTGGAGGCGCGACCAGAATATTGCCGAGTCGTCGAGACTCGGAGTCTAGAATATCCGGACCACCGAGCAACAGTGGAAGCACGCACAATCTTCAGTTGGACATTATGGACGATATCGCAGAGATGAAAGCGAGGAAGGTAAAGATTTTTCGTTTACTTTAGCCGCTCTATCTCCGCTAGTTTGCAGACTGAGAAAAACCGAGTTTAAAGTTGATGAAGTTCTATACGATCGTGCGAAGTTAGGATTTGAAAGAACCGAACGTTCGTTGCTCCTCAGGTATACAATTTTcatcgtattatttattattttattctttgtgacttataattatttacatcatATCGTTGTTTATAACAATGTACGCATACGTGGATTCatcaattacttttttttcttcttttttagatGGAGTtagaacaattattaattaggcGAAAATTAACAGTTAAAATTACGGACGAATCGAATCGCTATGGTTTTCATTCCTTGTTCGTCAGGAGCCTCGCTACGGAAGCACGTCTTCGTCGGTGAAGCTTATAGCATGGTCGCGAGGAAGCTTATTTTTCGATTggaatcataaattattaagcGATAACATAGAGCATACTTTTTAGAATTTTGCTTCATTCCACGCTCAATCGCCAGGGGCGTGTCGTAAACTCGGTAGCTCCGCAGAGTAATTTGGAATTATATTACAGCGGTACAAGTTGCCGAACTTCCTCACCCGCAGAGATATCGCGATCTTCTCGGAAAACTCTAACATCTCGTGCTAGTTCAAGTAGCGTCCCATCCTTGCCAGAAGAAGGCGCGCCAAGAGCACGTGAAAGGCTGGTCGTGATACTCGCGGCATTCACACCTCGAACATTACTAGGAGAACACAGAAAAAGATACTTGTTAACGTTCGAGCGGTTCAGATATTGTTCGACTTTCGCGCGACACAAACGTTGTTCAAATTTGGAACGCTACAGGCATTTTTCAACTCTGTTACGAGCAAACCTATACATATTCATTGAGAACATACGAAAGAATACGTGCTGTATTCGTTATCACgcgttttttttattagagtTCAGATTTTTATGGATTGTCATTATTGAAACAGCAAGCGTTCAGTTCTGTTCTTCCCCACGTGCTCATAATATTGGCTGATAACCGTCATTCGCTATATACATCGTTGGTATCGACGTCAAAGGATTAACAGAGACAAATACGTCCGTACAATCCGATTTGATTGATTTTAGATCTTGCATCAAACAGATCTCTAAATAAACAGATCTCTAAATAAACAGATAATTTCTGATtctaaacatttatattacgaTCATCTAATTATTAGGATATTAGATACATTACAAAGCGagatattatgtattaaataatctgCCTCTTCTTCCGCTTTGAAATCCTCTACAAGAGCCTTTTTATAGTCGTTCAACTTTTCAGGTCATAGAAAAGAACATTACGCGTATTCCTAGCAATCGCTCAAAGACTCGAACGTGTGCTTCGATAAAGCTCGCTTAACTTGCATCGGCACATCGATAACTTTGCGTTCCAAGATGTTATTACGCCCTAGAGTCCTTAacataattttagaattgGGATATCTGTGCGAAACAATTGCATCGCTTTGTCACGCTTAATGATTCGACCATCGAAACATGTATCATAACGCATGaattatgataaaaaagaaactgtcTTTCGAATAAAAGCAATCCGTTTGCCAGGTGCGCTTAAAGATGTACAAGACGTCGACGGAGCAAGTGTGCGAGATACAGCCACTGGAAGGTAACAGCTCCGCTCAACGTTACACTCAATATCCGAAACGACGATTCTCTGAAATGCCTGCTCCGTCGGTTTCGCCGACGTCTTCTCTTCGAAGGCGCGTCTCGGAACTGCCAAGAGCCGTGAGTGCATCGGTTTCCGGTGCTGCGGGTATCGTCTGCTCCAATACGGATCTGATATCGATCCTAAGCTCGTTAGCGTCTTCCGCGACGGAAATCAACCGATGCGGCGAGGAAGCATCGAGTTCGCGGGACGATAGCAAATCGAGCTGGTCCGGAAAAACGGCCGAACAGAAACGAAGTCGATTGAAGAGTTTCCGTTCCAACAGCTTCGACGTGTCGATATTGCACGGAGCCAAGGGTAAGCTTAGCGGATCCTCGAAAGCTGCCGCTTCGACCATTATGGCACCGTCGAATTGGTTCACGAAGAGACACCAACCGATGTCGAAGAAACAGAAGCCGGAAGATTTAATAACGGCCAGCTTAAGCCttaaattcgataaatcgaaGGTAGTGAAGGCGGTGAAGGAAACGTTGGGCAAAACGTCCCCTAACAGCGACGTCAGACACAAAGTCGTATGGGACGACACTAGTGGAACCAAAGTGGACGCTCAGGTCAGTTGTATTTCTCGTTACGATATCGTTTCTTGCTTAAAGGCCATCGTCGGTGAAAGgaggaatgaaaaagaaaatcgtaaaTCGTAAAATCTCTTCCAGAGAATGCACcttatcgtaaaaattaataaagtcaACAACAACGTGTAATTAAGTAATTGTCGTTTGATGTTCTTTATTATCGATATAGGTGAAACGCGGAGAAGATAATTTGCAATCATTGCGCACAATATCGCAGTGACATTATTATCAATcggtaatattaaaaataaattcatatggGATGAAAAGAGAGTGTTAAAAGTGGCAATTTTTAGATCTTCTTGCGAAGGGAAAATTCCTGCAAAATGTTTAAGAACGGCTCTCAACAAGgaacaaaaaatgttattacagTTCCATCTTCTCCTTCGTTCTTTTCTAGATGATCCATGcatgaaataattctttagaTGCTCTGCTGGTAAATGAATCGAAGTTTGCAATCGAGCAAATGTGAAGTACAGCGATATCGTTGTTGGCTATTGTTCTACACCGgtatcgatgaaataattcttcgaCAATTCTATTGATAAATCAATTGTAGTttgaaatcgaacgaatctGAAGTACCATCAGTTTGTTGCTACGTGAGAACAATAGCCATCAACGATCTCGCAGTAATTCggattcgttcgattttaaaCTTCGATTGATTTACCGACAGAACCtccgaataattattttgctaGTAAATTCTGCTGGTAAATCGATTAGAGTTTGGAATCGAGCAAATACGAAGTACAAGATCGTTGTTGGCTATTGTTCTCACGTAGCAACAGTCTGATGGTACTTCAGATTCGCTTGATTTTAAACTTCGTTCGCttgatttaattattgatttatcggctggatcaaaatttaaagaaaatgaagatcaAACGTAGCGCGTGAGTAAGTTTGACATCTGCCTGTTTTTTCATCTCTGCACTCTTCTTTCTCAACTTTCATGTCACATTTCGGATAAATGCTAataattctttgtttcttgATAGATGCTCTTAACACGTCCCGCAAGAGTTTTTGGTTCGCAAGGAGGTGCAAAAGTGGCCACTTTTTGACCTAACCCCAACTTAACCCCTCTTTTAATccaatatgaattttattttaatattactgaTCTCTGATGGTGGATCTGCGATTGTAAATTATCTTTTCGACTTCTCGTCTACATTAATAATtaggaatattaaataacagttaaatacttaaatacaTGTTATTTGATTTCATTGGTTTTTAAAACGAAGCCCATGAAGTGAAACTTCTAGGTTTCTCTTTCTTACGCGATAAGAGAGAGGTACAAGAATTTgttcaatatatttctttttctttgttaactATTTCTTCCTGCATCAAGATTCTGCAATTTTATGATgcttgtaaaaaatttaaatatttataacattatgacCTTTATTCTTTCTGCATGAAAATAGTTCCTATTTCTGATTTATGTGATATACCTCTGTCGagtaaatttacatatacattttcatctTGGCAAAAGAATATGTAAGTTATCGTATTTACGTactattatgtattttaatatcgttcgaGTACTGTGCGTTATTTTACTGCTTCATCTTCCACGGATTAAGCTACCATTTTCTTCGCcattttttatcatcttttcGCTTAATGCGAAATctcgtttcataaaaattttcattcaaatacgtaaacatataatattcataaatttgtaagaacaataattttgttcgTAGGTATTGGGTAGCGCAATTGAGAAGATTTTAACGGCACAAAGGGGAAACGATACGGAGGCATCCGGATCGAGCGGAAAACCCTCGGTATCTCCGAACAAACCAAGGTCAGGCAAAGTGGCAAGTTGGTTTTCAAGTACCAAGGACCAAGAGCAAACGGAATCCTGCGAACCGTCTATCTGTTCTTCCCTGAAGGACCTATTCGTCAAGTAGTATGGAAGCACAAATGCGAGTCTCTCTCGTTTAATTAACGCTTCTTCATTTAAGGATTTATTCAGAGATTAACGCGACCTAATAGATGACTGACAATCTCGTTTAACTCAAATTAACGAGCTATACTTTCCTTGTACTTTCTTATTGCTATACCCCTACgatattcttttatcatttctgtCGATTTTAATCTCACATAAATATCCATGAAATGTGTATACAGTAGTtgacgaaaatattcgaacactcGTTATATGATAGAAGATTTTTACgaatgtatattatgtacgtTAGTCTTTTTCTCACTTCACTGTAATGAGACATGTCTATCATGATTACACCGGTAAAAATTGAAACCAATTTGGAAATGTATATATGGAAGTTAGAAGATGCTTATTGCAAACGTACACATagcaaaaaaataatatacagtgTGAAGagtaattttaaacatatgaTTGATTAGGGGTAAAAATGGTCCTACTAAAAATATTGTGActtatttatacaatacataattaACTGTCCGAACACCGATGGTAATCAATAAGcatcttaaaatttctatttacgtTTGTATTAGGGTgttccaaaagtttctttcgttttataaggaaataatagatgcacgacgctttttgttttatattattttatcaaattatgtatgatccattttgtagtaatagaacaaaacgaaagaaatttttgggACAGCCTAATGCATTTTCAGATTCATGGAAAGcttcaacaaaatattcatggAAAGTTTCTGTAAGCGTCCGAGTACTTTCGTGAGCCgctgtatgtataataatttgttacaatGTTAGTGATAGCTTAGAAAGCgaactatttttattgtacatcTTTTTACTTTCCATATTACACTTATAGATACTCTAAAACGCCGCGATACTAACTCTTATCTATCATGTTTACGAATgcgtataatttgtaaaaccgCTTCTGATTTTACGGAAATTTTGCAGTTGCTTGATGAATGAAACAGATTTGTTAAGAGAATCACATGTTATAGATGATACCTGAGctgtgatttatttaatatatctctTCTGATTTGTTATCCTGCAACATTTCCATGTTTTACGacgtttataaattaaatttcacgagTTTATTTTCCTTAAGCTAAAGACGATgctcgtgaaatatttatttctgaagtaaaaagtaaaaatatagcTTACATATTGCTTGTATTTAATCATGTATTACGATTAATCCTGTTGCGATCCTCGTATATTTCAGCTAGGCTCTGGTTTTAGTAAACaagaaagatttataatattttaagagaATGTTTAGCATGAAATAGAGAAATCATGCTAATAAGaggttttcatatttttcttcaggcttaaaatattttttaatgttgtgaaaaaattggattgaaaatgaataaaagggTGCAACAgggtatttaaataaactaatatctCTTATATGAATAAGTTgagtgaaatattataaattattttcacaaaaagACAcccatttttattattgctttctaaacaaaattcaatatgATTTGTTATATCTGTAATAGGAAGTTTCTTTAACTAACGTTTAGTTATCGatcctatttttattgaagTTTAACAATACTGTTCaatgttaataattgttaatttgtaAGTGAAGGGTAATTCCAACGAAGAAAGATATCACTATCATTTGCAAACAGATAGTTTCAGATAAAATCAGCATTGGTACTGCAAACTTAAGAGATTGTAAACCTAATATGTATTGTATCGCAAAGCGGGATTCATGgcgaaaaattaaatgtaaaagtcCATGAAATTTCGCAGATTTAAACATCTCAGTGGATACAGCTTTCAGCAAATAAATGTGGACAAAAGTTTAGTCAATctctatatttaaataacgcatgatatttaattccacagtataattaaacaaagatTCGAAgctgaaaatttcgaaatataattgaacaatatatcgtacaataaatgttatatgatGTTCCGTAAAGGAGAATTGCGTTTTTATGAAGAGgatcaaagataaaaaaagagattgTTGTTGAACGAtacgatcgtttcgaaattCCATTTTGATCTTGTGTATGTATAGTGTATCCCGTACGAAAGATATTACAACAAGCGTCCAGTCATAATGTGAAAcattaatcaaaatttctaATCTCGAATGTTTCAAGCCCCAGAActcattttaataaatataagaaggACAGATTACAttcaatttgatttttctaattctctcattaataattaaatatgagCGTCAATCAATCAATAGTTCATAATACACGGTGCGTGTATAACATTCATCTGATTTCAATTAACTTACGTTTaagcaaaataattattcgaactaACTTATCATTCACATTATTAcacattttaattgtatatatatctagTACAAcatagaaaaaatgttttaggATTAtgagtatttatttaatttttaagaaggACAATAAGATTTAATACATGTACACAGtagttaaaaatatgaaatccaGTCGCTTTTACATTAAGTACCATTTTCTCGTAAATGAACATACAAAAGATAAATGTCAATAACTATAGATGCCtgtttaatgtttctttttcgttacgattatatatgtaaaattcttGTAATGAATACTGCTTATAGGAATAAGGATTATTTTTCACTTGAAATAAGTTtgctttgatattttaaatgactGAATAAAATGCggacaaaattaattattttaaccaTACACGTAAAGATTCAGGTACGTTACATACAATAActataagaatatattacaaaaacgtaagaatttgtattttagatAGCAATGcgtttaaaagttattttatgaattcacTTTATTAATTACTGATTTAAAATCTCCAGCATTTTCAGTAAAATGTCaagaaagtagaagaaaagTACAACAGAAGtagaaaacaattaattttgtaatacaaatttatagtCTGCCGAATTAATACTCATATTTCTAAAACAGGGTCTATAcactttcaaaatttcaatcaaatcATATGCatagtatttcttttatctcatATTCTAATTTCACCACACtgaattttctaaagaaagatgatctatttattttagacAACACAGATCCTTTACTTTAGATATGCAAAgtcaaatgtatttttgtcAATAAAGACACAAAAAATCTTAGACGTCTAAATGTCAGCTTTAAGAACAGTAGACTTGCCTGCCTTCAAACTTAAATCTCCTTTCCAGTAGTAAAACTTAAATAACATTAACAACGGCAGTAATATTTACACCTACAGATGGAGGATATTAGACTTCGATTAAAATACAAGTAACtcaataaatatgtatctagGTACGATGGTTAAAGAATAACGATTCGTCATTCTTTATTCCAACGCTTAACGCTATCCTTCTTTCAACAAACACAATCCTGGAAGAATGCCgctgaagaaaaatgttatgcGTGTATTTATTTGCCTTTGCGGGTCGAaggtttattaaattattaaatgaaaatattaaatgaaaatgaaggtttattaaatgattgtaatatattatataaatatatatatatatgcata
This genomic interval carries:
- the LOC122565959 gene encoding uncharacterized protein LOC122565959 — translated: MRRQSYSSNVNAASCGEPQIIVEESTLGEEEAEWRRNESPPRCMDPDSPSLNPYLLSPWREARKHSLPTPQCTSGITASQVRRLSERGGEGSGPSPREAAFLSTLSQAPAPQPGGRRHSVVTIARVPPTLFGRNRRESIAAFPLGGATRILPSRRDSESRISGPPSNSGSTHNLQLDIMDDIAEMKARKVRLKMYKTSTEQVCEIQPLEGNSSAQRYTQYPKRRFSEMPAPSVSPTSSLRRRVSELPRAVSASVSGAAGIVCSNTDLISILSSLASSATEINRCGEEASSSRDDSKSSWSGKTAEQKRSRLKSFRSNSFDVSILHGAKGKLSGSSKAAASTIMAPSNWFTKRHQPMSKKQKPEDLITASLSLKFDKSKVVKAVKETLGKTSPNSDVRHKVVWDDTSGTKVDAQVLGSAIEKILTAQRGNDTEASGSSGKPSVSPNKPRSGKVASWFSSTKDQEQTESCEPSICSSLKDLFVK